In a genomic window of Gloeocapsopsis dulcis:
- a CDS encoding ABC transporter substrate-binding protein/permease has product MKKLRLLFTISFAAIVALFIVVSDGINNRIAAQTEYAGRTLVMVTSADYPPYEFRDTAAGNEIIGFDVDIANYIAQELEFELKIQDTDFSGIIPALQSQRADFAMAGMTPTEERRQNVDFSDIYYEAKNTIVALNGSNLQQPEDLAGKRVGVQLGSTQETAAKEFKGVTIVPLNRTGEIIQEVKSKRIDAAIIEDTIAAGFIANNPDLEFNTIENTGEAGSAIAFSRGSPLVADFNRVLQQMQSSGEIDRLVNKWFGGEPETTATASDSTFSFVRIAPSIPFILRGILVTLQFTALSAILGFIWGTILSLFKISTFKPLVWFATAYTSIFRGTPLLLQIALVYYATPQITGYNIPALLAGVITFTLNSGAYISETIRGGILAVDKGQREAALSLGVPYRPMMLDIILPQAIKNILPALVNESIALLKDSALVSTIGVADLLRRAQIVGAERYIYFEPLIVAGVIYYLMVMSLTWGGYALERRLQRSS; this is encoded by the coding sequence ATGAAAAAACTTAGGTTATTATTTACGATTTCATTTGCAGCAATCGTTGCCTTGTTTATTGTCGTTAGTGATGGCATAAATAACAGAATCGCCGCTCAAACAGAATATGCTGGGCGTACTTTGGTAATGGTAACTTCAGCAGATTACCCACCCTACGAATTCAGAGATACAGCGGCTGGAAATGAAATCATTGGTTTTGATGTTGATATTGCAAATTATATTGCTCAGGAATTAGAATTTGAATTAAAAATTCAAGATACAGATTTTAGTGGTATAATACCTGCTTTACAATCGCAACGCGCAGACTTTGCGATGGCGGGGATGACACCGACAGAGGAACGCCGACAAAATGTAGATTTTTCTGATATTTACTACGAAGCAAAAAATACAATTGTTGCCCTTAATGGTAGCAATCTCCAGCAACCAGAAGATTTAGCAGGAAAAAGAGTTGGCGTTCAACTTGGTTCGACTCAAGAAACAGCCGCAAAAGAATTTAAAGGTGTCACAATTGTTCCTCTTAATCGCACCGGCGAAATCATCCAAGAAGTAAAATCAAAGCGCATTGATGCGGCAATTATTGAAGATACGATCGCTGCAGGTTTTATTGCCAACAACCCAGACTTAGAATTTAATACAATTGAGAATACTGGCGAAGCCGGTTCAGCGATCGCATTTTCAAGAGGATCGCCGCTAGTTGCTGACTTCAACCGCGTTTTACAACAAATGCAAAGTAGTGGAGAAATTGACAGGTTAGTTAACAAATGGTTTGGTGGTGAACCTGAAACAACTGCAACGGCAAGTGACTCTACCTTTTCTTTTGTGCGAATTGCCCCAAGTATTCCGTTTATTTTACGAGGGATTTTAGTTACTTTACAATTTACCGCGTTATCTGCAATTTTAGGTTTTATCTGGGGAACAATTCTTTCGCTATTTAAAATTTCTACGTTCAAACCATTGGTGTGGTTTGCAACAGCTTACACCTCTATTTTTCGCGGTACACCACTACTATTGCAAATAGCTTTAGTTTATTATGCCACACCGCAAATCACGGGTTACAATATCCCTGCATTATTAGCTGGGGTCATTACGTTTACGCTTAATTCTGGTGCATATATTTCTGAAACAATTCGCGGTGGTATTCTAGCAGTTGATAAAGGACAACGTGAAGCTGCACTTTCTCTAGGTGTTCCTTACCGACCAATGATGTTAGATATTATCTTACCCCAGGCAATTAAAAATATTTTGCCTGCATTGGTGAATGAAAGTATCGCCTTACTCAAAGATTCAGCTTTAGTATCTACAATTGGTGTAGCAGATTTATTACGTCGCGCTCAAATTGTTGGTGCAGAAAGGTATATTTACTTTGAACCACTGATAGTTGCTGGCGTTATTTACTATTTAATGGTCATGAGTTTAACTTGGGGTGGATATGCACTTGAAAGAAGATTACAACGTAGCAGTTGA
- a CDS encoding DUF1772 domain-containing protein, translated as MQSINITAINPWFMVVFLGTAAACIFLAIVSLSKWHQPSVVYLLIGSLLYLAGTVLVTIAFNVPLNDALAIAKPDSPDGANLWAKYLSNWTIWNHVRTIAALAAAVLLTIALCDQTVQ; from the coding sequence ATGCAATCCATCAATATCACGGCGATCAATCCGTGGTTTATGGTGGTATTTCTTGGAACGGCTGCGGCTTGCATCTTTCTGGCGATCGTCTCCCTGTCAAAGTGGCATCAACCCAGTGTTGTCTACTTGCTTATCGGCAGCCTGCTCTATCTCGCTGGCACTGTTCTGGTGACGATCGCCTTCAATGTCCCGCTGAATGATGCACTGGCGATCGCTAAACCAGATAGCCCTGATGGTGCCAATCTATGGGCGAAATACTTGAGCAATTGGACAATCTGGAACCACGTTCGGACAATAGCGGCACTTGCAGCAGCAGTATTACTCACCATTGCGCTCTGCGATCAAACAGTGCAATAA
- a CDS encoding amino acid ABC transporter ATP-binding protein yields MHLKEDYNVAVDVAVDVEDLHKSFGNLKVLQGISTKVNKGEVVAIIGPSGSGKSTFLRCMNLLETPTLGKIYIDGVDITSRKCDIMKIRQNVGMVFQHFHLFPHKTVLDNVTYAPMKVKHVDKGVARQEALDLLNKVGLAEKANVYPSKLSGGQKQRVAIARSLAMKPQVMLFDEPTSALDPEMVKEVLEVMKDLTQTGITMAIVTHEMGFAREVAHRILFLDQGRLAEDATPKEFFNKPQSNRAKQFLEKML; encoded by the coding sequence ATGCACTTGAAAGAAGATTACAACGTAGCAGTTGATGTTGCGGTTGATGTTGAAGACTTGCACAAATCTTTTGGTAACCTCAAAGTTTTACAAGGAATTTCTACCAAAGTTAATAAAGGTGAAGTTGTTGCAATTATTGGTCCTTCAGGTTCAGGAAAATCAACATTCCTGCGCTGTATGAATTTATTAGAAACGCCAACATTAGGGAAAATTTATATTGATGGTGTAGATATTACATCGCGTAAATGTGACATCATGAAGATTCGCCAGAATGTGGGAATGGTGTTTCAACACTTTCATTTGTTTCCACACAAAACTGTGCTTGATAATGTGACGTATGCGCCTATGAAAGTCAAGCACGTTGATAAAGGTGTGGCGCGACAAGAAGCGCTGGATTTATTAAACAAAGTGGGGTTAGCTGAAAAAGCTAATGTTTACCCTTCTAAACTATCGGGAGGACAAAAACAAAGGGTAGCGATCGCCCGTTCTTTAGCAATGAAACCACAAGTGATGCTGTTTGATGAACCAACATCTGCCCTCGATCCTGAAATGGTGAAAGAAGTGTTGGAAGTGATGAAAGACTTGACTCAAACAGGAATTACAATGGCGATTGTGACCCATGAAATGGGTTTTGCTAGAGAAGTTGCCCACCGAATTTTATTTCTAGATCAAGGACGCCTAGCCGAAGACGCAACACCAAAAGAGTTTTTTAATAAGCCACAAAGCAACCGTGCCAAGCAATTCCTTGAAAAAATGCTGTAA
- a CDS encoding NAD(P)-dependent oxidoreductase, whose product MKLLVFGSTGSIGRQVVEQALEQGHMVTAFARDPAKLDIKHAHLKITQGDVMDLASVEKAVQGQDAVLCVLGSGGERKGTTRSEGTRQIIRAMEKAGIRRFICQTTLGAGDSWGNLNFFWKYIMFGTLLRDVFADHERQESYVKQSHLDWTIIRPGAFVDGNRTGKYRHGFPGTDKTSKLKISRADVADFILKQLADDSYLNKTPSVSY is encoded by the coding sequence ATGAAGCTGCTTGTTTTTGGATCAACGGGTAGTATCGGTCGCCAGGTTGTCGAGCAGGCTCTTGAGCAGGGACACATGGTTACGGCGTTTGCACGCGATCCTGCGAAGCTCGACATCAAGCACGCACATCTAAAGATCACTCAGGGCGATGTTATGGATCTCGCATCTGTGGAAAAGGCGGTGCAAGGTCAAGATGCAGTGCTGTGTGTACTTGGGTCAGGTGGAGAAAGGAAGGGGACAACTAGGTCAGAGGGGACGCGACAGATTATTCGCGCCATGGAGAAAGCAGGTATCCGACGTTTTATCTGCCAAACAACGCTTGGGGCAGGAGATAGTTGGGGAAATCTAAACTTTTTCTGGAAGTACATTATGTTTGGAACTCTCCTACGGGACGTGTTTGCAGATCATGAAAGGCAAGAGAGCTATGTTAAGCAAAGCCACCTGGATTGGACAATTATCCGTCCCGGAGCCTTTGTAGATGGGAATCGCACTGGCAAGTACCGGCACGGCTTTCCAGGCACCGACAAGACATCAAAGCTCAAAATCTCGCGTGCTGATGTCGCTGATTTTATATTGAAGCAATTGGCGGATGATTCGTATCTTAATAAAACACCGAGTGTATCTTATTAA
- a CDS encoding cupin domain-containing protein — translation MTDKKSFLLRRQQIEDSMQTFSHPWNPKSEISGAYLGRALGLKRTGVNLAKIPPDKESFVYHSHHCEEEWIYILSGHGVAEIDGKDFEVEPGDFMGFPAPSVAHHLRNTGNEDLVYLMGGENLEVEIADFPNLEKRMLRHGDTVEIYDFSDAKTFGASDP, via the coding sequence ATGACAGACAAAAAATCTTTTCTGTTGCGACGGCAACAAATTGAGGACAGTATGCAAACATTTTCCCACCCCTGGAATCCCAAATCCGAAATTTCAGGAGCATACTTGGGACGTGCGCTCGGACTAAAGCGTACCGGAGTTAACTTGGCAAAAATCCCTCCTGATAAGGAATCTTTCGTCTATCATTCTCATCATTGTGAGGAAGAATGGATTTACATCCTATCGGGGCATGGTGTTGCAGAAATTGACGGAAAAGACTTTGAAGTGGAACCAGGAGACTTCATGGGATTTCCAGCACCTTCCGTTGCTCATCATCTCAGAAATACAGGGAATGAAGATTTGGTGTATCTAATGGGAGGAGAAAACTTAGAAGTTGAAATTGCCGACTTTCCAAACCTGGAAAAACGGATGCTGCGACATGGAGATACAGTTGAAATCTATGACTTTTCGGATGCTAAAACCTTTGGAGCATCAGATCCATAG
- a CDS encoding right-handed parallel beta-helix repeat-containing protein, which translates to MYYVDAANKKLYIGSDPAGKTVESTAKESAFTVLNNGSNTVIRGLGITHYADNAISIRRPNITLENNTLTWNGLNGVLLTNTDAVLRGNILSYNGRQGVAGVRADRMLLENNVVSYNNIENFAKHWGSAGIKTIWTDGLVWRGNLVENNNSIGMWIDESTTNSTVVNNVIRNNDGNGISMEISHKAIIASNVIYGNAPAGIIVLNSSSARIYNNTLARNHANLLIKETPRNNTKLAEIAEGITWITRNTVVKNNILWGSSGPTYFAPSCELKEQSKQMIPVTNYNAYYRPAVAEPVNFVTWGLGGSQCSQGFRTLASFVSATGLESNGLEVTNSTDPFFVSAETNDYRLKLGSPAIGRGEALPADIAHAIGVLSGRVVDLGALQSQVFIAN; encoded by the coding sequence ATGTACTATGTTGATGCTGCTAATAAGAAACTCTATATTGGTAGCGATCCTGCAGGTAAAACTGTTGAATCCACAGCAAAAGAATCTGCCTTTACTGTCCTCAACAATGGCTCTAATACAGTCATCAGAGGATTGGGCATCACACACTATGCTGACAATGCGATTAGTATTAGAAGACCAAACATCACACTAGAAAATAATACGCTCACTTGGAATGGTCTTAATGGAGTTTTGCTTACTAATACAGATGCCGTATTGCGGGGCAACATCCTGAGCTACAACGGACGCCAGGGCGTCGCTGGTGTTCGTGCTGACCGGATGCTCTTAGAAAATAACGTTGTGAGTTACAACAACATTGAAAATTTTGCTAAACATTGGGGGTCAGCAGGAATTAAAACTATTTGGACTGATGGCTTGGTATGGCGTGGCAATCTCGTAGAGAATAACAACTCTATCGGGATGTGGATTGATGAATCTACGACAAACTCGACCGTTGTTAATAATGTCATTCGCAACAATGACGGTAATGGTATTTCGATGGAAATTTCGCACAAGGCAATTATTGCCTCAAACGTTATCTACGGTAATGCACCTGCAGGTATCATCGTACTTAACTCTTCAAGTGCACGCATTTACAACAACACGCTGGCACGCAACCATGCCAACCTCTTAATTAAAGAAACGCCACGAAACAATACAAAATTAGCTGAGATTGCCGAGGGGATTACTTGGATTACACGGAATACTGTTGTCAAAAATAACATTTTATGGGGTTCTAGCGGTCCTACATACTTTGCTCCTAGCTGTGAACTAAAAGAGCAATCAAAACAGATGATCCCTGTTACTAATTACAATGCTTACTATCGTCCAGCAGTAGCTGAACCAGTAAACTTTGTCACCTGGGGATTAGGTGGCAGCCAGTGCTCTCAAGGATTCCGGACTCTTGCTAGCTTCGTCTCAGCCACAGGGCTAGAGTCTAATGGATTAGAAGTCACAAATAGTACCGATCCATTTTTTGTCAGTGCAGAAACTAATGATTATCGCTTAAAGTTGGGTAGCCCTGCTATTGGACGTGGTGAAGCATTGCCTGCAGATATTGCTCATGCCATCGGAGTTCTTTCTGGCAGAGTAGTTGATTTAGGTGCACTGCAGTCTCAGGTATTCATAGCAAATTAA
- a CDS encoding IS200/IS605 family accessory protein TnpB-related protein yields the protein MSYRRNNQVRDYLSKSARYIIDFCIQRQIGTVVVGYNPTLKQGINLGTRNNQNFSCIPIFTLRAKLESLCARYGINYVEQEESYTSKSSFLDNDPLPIYNADNPTTAKFSGQRIKRGLYRTKEGHLISSDANGAANILRKSKHEADLSGVSRVCLTQPVRVRILQESPTTAA from the coding sequence TTGTCTTATCGACGCAACAATCAGGTTAGAGATTACCTGAGCAAATCTGCTAGGTATATTATTGATTTCTGTATTCAACGTCAAATTGGAACTGTCGTTGTGGGATACAACCCAACCCTTAAGCAAGGAATAAATTTGGGGACTCGCAACAATCAAAACTTTAGCTGTATTCCAATCTTTACCCTGAGAGCCAAGCTGGAAAGCCTCTGCGCTCGGTATGGGATTAATTATGTTGAACAGGAAGAAAGCTACACTTCTAAATCGAGTTTTTTGGATAATGACCCACTGCCTATTTACAATGCCGATAATCCCACCACTGCTAAATTCAGCGGTCAGCGGATTAAACGTGGGTTGTATAGGACTAAAGAAGGTCATTTAATTTCCAGTGACGCGAATGGTGCAGCAAATATTTTGAGAAAAAGTAAGCACGAAGCTGATTTAAGCGGAGTGTCTAGGGTCTGCTTGACGCAGCCAGTAAGGGTGAGAATCCTCCAAGAATCCCCCACTACAGCAGCTTAG
- a CDS encoding aldo/keto reductase, with the protein METIRLGQNGPAVTPLCIGTWAWGDKLFWNYGSDYDVNQLREAFKAALEAGTTFFDTAEIYGFGQSEEFLAQFLQQTTQPVQIATKFAPFPWRFTGQSVSDALTDSLKRLQLQKVPLYQVHWPFTFLLSQETLMNTLADEVQRGRIEAVGVSNYSAEQMREAHELLARRGVHLAVNQVRYSLITRQIETNGILDTAKELGVTILAYSPLAQGLLSGKYSADNTETPTGARRIDPRFSKDGLRKLEPVLSLLRQIGAKRDHTPAQVALNWLIAQGNVIPIAGAKTAAQVKQNAGALGWKLSEDEFTQLDLATRS; encoded by the coding sequence GTGGAAACAATTAGATTAGGACAAAATGGTCCAGCAGTAACACCCTTGTGTATTGGTACATGGGCTTGGGGCGATAAACTCTTTTGGAATTACGGTAGTGACTACGATGTCAATCAACTACGAGAAGCTTTTAAAGCTGCTTTAGAAGCTGGAACAACCTTCTTTGATACTGCTGAGATTTACGGATTTGGACAGTCAGAAGAGTTTCTAGCACAATTTCTGCAGCAAACAACGCAACCAGTACAGATTGCAACTAAATTTGCTCCCTTTCCTTGGCGATTTACAGGTCAATCAGTATCGGATGCTTTGACGGATAGTTTAAAACGCCTGCAATTACAAAAAGTACCACTGTATCAAGTGCATTGGCCTTTTACTTTCTTACTTAGTCAAGAAACACTAATGAACACTTTAGCTGATGAGGTGCAACGCGGCAGAATTGAAGCTGTAGGTGTTAGCAACTATTCTGCAGAACAAATGCGCGAAGCCCACGAGTTACTTGCTAGACGCGGCGTACATTTGGCAGTAAATCAAGTGCGCTACTCGCTCATTACACGACAAATTGAGACGAATGGTATCCTTGATACAGCAAAAGAATTGGGCGTAACAATTTTGGCGTACAGCCCTTTAGCACAAGGTTTACTCTCAGGTAAATACTCGGCAGACAATACTGAAACTCCTACTGGTGCGCGGAGAATTGATCCGCGTTTTAGTAAAGACGGTTTGCGAAAACTAGAACCAGTATTATCGTTGCTGCGCCAAATCGGTGCAAAACGCGATCACACTCCTGCGCAAGTCGCGCTTAATTGGTTAATCGCTCAAGGTAATGTTATCCCAATCGCTGGTGCAAAAACAGCAGCGCAAGTCAAACAAAATGCTGGGGCGCTAGGCTGGAAGCTTAGTGAGGACGAATTTACGCAATTAGATTTAGCAACTCGTTCTTAG
- a CDS encoding RNA-guided endonuclease InsQ/TnpB family protein, with protein MLLTQTVALKLEESSQEILKTLCHLSKNLFNVGLYTVRQYFFQERKYLSYESAYHLCKQNENYQLLATDCAQQTLKYVDRCFKAFFKLLSMRQEGSYTAIVQVPKYLPKDGFFPLVIPIRARHNFAKDDWKFLIPTSRQFRRDQGSVYISVPENIRQFRIKEIRILPKQRGHFFDVAFVYEGQNEIVETSSSAAIGIDFGLDNLATVVSTTGESLIIDGKHLKSVNQWFNKRISHLRSDKDKQGIKGLTKQQA; from the coding sequence ATGTTGTTGACTCAAACCGTCGCACTTAAGCTGGAGGAGTCCTCTCAAGAGATTCTGAAAACTTTGTGCCACCTGTCTAAAAACCTGTTTAACGTGGGTCTTTATACGGTGAGACAATACTTCTTTCAGGAAAGAAAGTATCTGTCTTATGAGTCCGCATATCATTTGTGCAAGCAAAACGAAAATTATCAATTGTTGGCTACAGATTGCGCTCAACAAACTCTTAAGTATGTAGACAGATGCTTTAAGGCTTTCTTTAAGCTCTTGTCTATGAGACAAGAAGGAAGTTATACAGCTATTGTACAAGTTCCTAAATACTTGCCAAAAGACGGTTTCTTTCCTTTGGTTATACCAATTAGAGCGCGACATAATTTTGCTAAAGATGATTGGAAGTTCTTGATTCCAACTTCTAGGCAATTCAGGCGCGATCAAGGCTCTGTCTATATTTCGGTTCCTGAAAACATTAGGCAGTTTCGGATTAAGGAAATCCGCATACTTCCAAAACAGCGAGGACATTTTTTTGATGTTGCATTTGTATATGAAGGACAAAATGAAATAGTAGAAACTAGCTCTTCTGCTGCGATTGGTATTGACTTTGGGCTTGATAATCTGGCTACTGTAGTCAGCACTACTGGAGAATCTTTGATTATTGATGGTAAACACCTTAAATCGGTTAACCAGTGGTTTAATAAAAGAATCTCTCACCTTCGCTCTGACAAAGACAAACAAGGAATTAAAGGGCTGACCAAACAACAAGCTTGA
- a CDS encoding helix-turn-helix domain-containing protein: MKSPANYQLECTRLPILSSRNQGWENILVEQFQHPAGEGKTYYSEEHSICFSLAPRPVHLLQTQGDKTRTGLYAKGDFCLTPAKMPFFARWDSEDRFLQIRITSQFIQSVAGETIDTNPDHLELLPEFRTRDPQIEAISMLLLVELKQENLGGKLYIDSLANVLAVHLLRQYAATKPHLRVYAGGLPQRQLLQVLDYINDHLNQDIKLADLAALLDMSQFHFSHLFKQSLGTSPYQYLLQQRIERAKQLLKHSDRAIIDIAFLCGFNSHSHLSKQFRQLTGMTPKDYRALK, translated from the coding sequence ATGAAATCTCCTGCTAACTATCAGCTTGAATGTACCCGCTTGCCCATTTTGTCGAGTCGAAACCAGGGTTGGGAAAATATTTTGGTCGAGCAATTTCAACATCCTGCGGGGGAGGGGAAAACTTATTACAGCGAGGAACATTCGATTTGTTTTTCTCTTGCTCCGCGTCCAGTACACTTGTTACAAACTCAAGGAGACAAGACTCGCACGGGATTATACGCCAAGGGCGACTTTTGCCTCACGCCTGCCAAGATGCCGTTTTTTGCCCGTTGGGATAGTGAGGATCGCTTTTTGCAGATTCGGATTACATCTCAGTTTATCCAAAGTGTTGCTGGAGAAACCATCGATACTAATCCCGATCACCTGGAATTACTCCCCGAATTTCGGACTCGCGATCCCCAAATTGAGGCGATCAGCATGTTGCTTTTAGTTGAGCTAAAACAAGAAAACTTAGGCGGAAAGCTCTACATCGATTCATTGGCAAATGTATTAGCTGTGCATTTGCTCAGACAATACGCGGCTACCAAACCTCACCTTAGAGTCTACGCAGGTGGATTACCCCAACGTCAACTCCTGCAAGTCTTAGACTACATCAACGACCATTTGAATCAAGACATCAAGCTTGCAGATTTAGCCGCTTTACTGGATATGAGTCAGTTTCATTTCAGCCATTTATTTAAGCAGTCGCTCGGCACGTCACCTTACCAATATCTGCTTCAGCAACGCATAGAACGGGCAAAGCAGTTGTTGAAACACAGCGATCGCGCCATTATAGATATTGCCTTCCTATGTGGATTCAACAGCCACAGCCATTTAAGTAAGCAGTTTCGGCAATTGACAGGCATGACGCCCAAAGATTACAGAGCCTTGAAATAA